The Sphaerisporangium siamense genome includes the window ACTTCTTGACCTTTTTCGTCTTCTTGGTGCCGGTGCCGGTGCCGGTGTCGGCCGAGGCCTTCTGCTGTCCGGCGCTCTCCTTGCTCGGGCTGCTGGGCGCCTTTTCGGAAGCGTCCGGCTTGGAGGCCTTCGTGTGACGGGGGGACGGGGACGCCTCGCTCGCCGGGGGCCCGTCCACCGGGGTTTCGGCGGGCGGTGTGGGTGCGGAGGCCGGGGCCAGGACTCCTTCTCCCGGTGACGTGTCCGGGGAGGTCGTGGCGAACGGCCAGGTGGCGGCGAGCGTGCCGTCCGACGGGCTCGTATCGGCGACGGAAGCGGTGGTGGTCTGCCGGGACGTGACGGCGCCCGCGGCCGAGCCGCCGGAGTCGTCGCCGTCGAGGGCGACCCATGCCCCCGCGGACGCGGCGGCGACCACGGCCGTGAGGGCGATCA containing:
- a CDS encoding septal ring lytic transglycosylase RlpA family protein, with amino-acid sequence MGQHRAPARRYDYNTPSDPDGGARRRWGTVIALTAVVAAASAGAWVALDGDDSGGSAAGAVTSRQTTTASVADTSPSDGTLAATWPFATTSPDTSPGEGVLAPASAPTPPAETPVDGPPASEASPSPRHTKASKPDASEKAPSSPSKESAGQQKASADTGTGTGTKKTKKVKKSAGKVIASGRCGASYYDEGQMTASGERFNPNAMTAAHKTLALGSKVRVSNPRSGAAVTVRINDRGPYIGGRCLDLSRAAFDAIGSLSAGTMTVKYQVLAR